In a genomic window of Nomascus leucogenys isolate Asia chromosome 4, Asia_NLE_v1, whole genome shotgun sequence:
- the LOC100579993 gene encoding LOW QUALITY PROTEIN: olfactory receptor-like protein HbT3 (The sequence of the model RefSeq protein was modified relative to this genomic sequence to represent the inferred CDS: substituted 1 base at 1 genomic stop codon), whose translation MANENYTKVTEFIFTGLNYNPQLQVFLFLLFLTFYVTNVTGNFGMIVLIRMDSRLHTPMYFFLSHLSFVDICFSSVVSPKMLTDFFVKRKAISFLGCALQQWFFGFFVAAECFLLASMAXDRYVAICNPLLYSVAMSQRLCIQLVVGPYVIGLMNTMTHTTNAFRLPFCGPNVINHFFCDMSPLLSLVCADTRLNKLAVFIMAGAVGVFSGLTILISYIYILMAILRIRSADGRCKTFSTCSSHLTAVFILYGTLFFIYVRPSASFSLDLNKVVSVFYTAVIPMLNPLIYSLRNKEVKDAIHRTVTQRKFCKA comes from the coding sequence ATggccaatgaaaactacacaaaggTCACCGAATTCATTTTCACAGGCTTGAATTACAATCCTCAGTTGCAGGTCTTCCTCTTCCTACTCTTTCTGACTTTCTATGTCACCAATGTAACTGGAAACTTCGGAATGATTGTCCTCATCCGAATGGATTCCCGCCTTCACACACCCATGTACTTTTTCCTCAGCCATCTGTCCTTTGTGGACATCTGCTTCTCCTCAGTCGTGAGCCCCAAGATGCTCACTGACTTCTTTGTGAAGAGGAAAGCCATTTCTTTCCTTGGCTGTGCTTTGCAGCAGTGGTTCTTTGGGTTCTTTGTGGCAGCAGAGTGTTTCCTCTTGGCGTCCATGGCCTAGGACCGCTACGTGGCCATCTGTAACCCATTGTTATACTCAGTTGCTATGTCCCAGAGGCTCTGCATCCAGCTAGTGGTGGGTCCCTATGTCATTGGACTCATGAACACCATGACTCACACAACAAATGCATTTCGTCTCCCTTTTTGTGGCCCTAATGTTATCAATCATTTCTTCTGTGATATGTCCCCCTTACTTTCCCTTGTATGTGCTGATACCAGGCTCAATAAGTTGGCAGTTTTCATCATGGCTGGAGCTGTGGGAGTCTTCAGTGGTCTGACTATCCTGATCTCCTACATTTACATCCTCATGGCCATCCTGAGGATCCGCTCTGCTGATGGGAGGTGCAAAACCTTTTCTACTTGCTCTTCTCACCTGACAGCTGTTTTCATCCTGTATGGTacccttttctttatttatgtaCGTCCCAGTGCAAGTTTCTCCCTGGATCTCAATAAGGTGGTGTCTGTGTTTTACACAGCAGTGATTCCTATGTTGAACCCACTTATCTACAGCTTGAGAAACAAGGAAGTCAAAGATGCCATCCACAGGACTGTCACTCAGAGGAAGTTTTGCAAGGCCTAA